In the genome of Lactuca sativa cultivar Salinas chromosome 3, Lsat_Salinas_v11, whole genome shotgun sequence, the window TGTGACACTCAGGGAAATAAATATTGTTATTTGTTAATGTATTTATCATAACTTGGTTGTGTGGTGTTTCAGATATAAGATGTGTGGTGTTAGGGTGGCTACGTCTGCGTCTCGCATAAGAATAGTATCTTTTGCACATCCTATACCAGAAGAGAAGGACAAGGGAATTACTTCAAACTACAATGCATTAATAAGTAAACAGTTTTAACTCCAATGGTGTAAACAAGTGTCCAGTTATTGTGTGAGAATTTACTCATTTTTGTACAGTATGTCTGTAGCATATACATGATATACCATGGTTGTAGCATATACATGATCAGTTATATAGTGGTTACTATTGAATAAAGAGATGCTTCAGGAAATGGAATACAGTTCTAAATCGTCTTCTGTGGAGAAACTGCATGTTAGGGAGACCAAAAAGCATAAATTTGCCTCTGTATGTCTTTAATGACTTAGACCAAAAAAAATCACACGTCTGGCCCCGCAATGCGGGGTAACTCACCTAGTTAGAATTACATTTTTTTGATAGTATCATCAGATCTTTGCATCTTTCTTTTGAAGATCTATTTATGGCCTATTAGTTTCTCTAATCAACCAATTTCCATATATTCTTGTATATATAACCATTTGAGTAGTGACATATGATGAAAAGTTATGGGGATGTAGATGGTATACCATTTACCGGAGTTCCAATCCAGTTGTTGCCATTTATTTGCTCCTATGGTCATAGCGGTTCATTTGCGGTGATCACTCCAAGGTATGATGCACATCCTATTAGCCTCATAATCGCATTGGGGATTAGTCGTGGTGTTGGCCCGATTTGACAATTCTttccaaaaaaaatcaaactcactTTGAATCGCTTCTTTCCATTAatgagttttaatttttttttggaacaacAAATCTGTTTTACTCCTAAATTACTCTTAATTCTATATATTACTCAAACGAGAGCTTATCTTTAATGGTAGAAGTCATATAATTAGACCCATTAGTCTTTGGTTATTTTTCCATGTTTACTTCTTCTAGTTTTTGAATTTGTTTCTTGAACCTTATAAGTATTTTCGCCACTTTGTTGTATATTTTCATCTAATTGATATGGTTGTTGACAATTATCAAGTCTTATCCTAGGATTAGAGATCTCTATCTCTTAATCCTTAAATAGTCTCAAAGAATATTGTTTGAGCAGATTCTATGATTGTATTTTGATTAATATCTTCTACAAATGAGTTGTGAACCAAAACTAGGGATGATAATTTGACCCGACCCGGTGGGAACCCGGTTCACCTGCCTCGATCGGGGACGGATATTCCCCGTAAAAACGGGTATCGGGTATGGAGCTGGGGAATCCCCGTTAGGCTAAAATCGGGGAATGAGTCGGGGCCGAATATACCAATTAATCCCTAACCCGTCCCGCCCCCGctttaataacattatatatatatatatatatatatatatatatatatatatatatatatatatatatataggtttgagatcggttgagaactcaaagttttccgagaacccgagaactaaaagtggaacgttaaataaaaaataattcgttaaggacatgatcgtcatcttaccgatctcatttaatgtttaattttttttgtgttatatttaatatattaatataaatgtctaaaaattaacaaaataactcaaaatttcggatttattattttttttaaatagtttttgatttttttataaaaatggagattttttaatttttttcaaacaacatgaatttttcaaaaaaaatgaaaaaaatatttttttaaaaactgcatttttttcaaaataactgcttttttttttcagaaaaactgcatttttttttaaaaaaatgtgatttttataaaaaagtgcaatttttttcaaaattgcatttttttaacaaaaaaaatcaacatttttaggtgcatatatgcgtatttttttcaaatgcatatatgcattttcttatactataatattcgtaagtatATTATAAAAAATCtcttttttattaatcaatctataaacataatacaagtattttattcgatacaaaataaaatataaaaaaaactacaaagattcacagtgttatcatttcttcatatcaatatttccatattttcttcaatttatcacttttcacatattcaatattttccaaaaattcttcaagatctacagaaaataaaaaaaaaattgattaatgcaagaacatGCACATGTATATgtcatgtaagattcacatgtgattatataatgtgacattcacatgtgattgtatcttttaagttttaagatttaaatgtgaaattcataagaaaattttaaaaaataattaatgaaGAACACTTACATAAAATGGATGTGTGCATATagacgtaattcatatgtgatttacatgtgaatcacttgtgatttacatgtgaatcacatgtaattgatatgtgattcacttgtgatttacatgtgattaatatgtgaattacatatgaatcatatataattcatatgtgattaccTTGTGAATAATAtgtaattcacttgtgatttacttgtgattaatatgtgaattacttgtaatttacatgtgaatcacaaattaatcatatgtgaattacatgtgaatcacatgtaatttatatgtgaattacatgttatttacatatgaatcacatgtaattcatatgtgattcacttgtgatataCACGTAAATCACATGCAATtcatatttacatgtgaatcacaagtgaatcatatgtgaattacatgtgattaaaatgtgaatcacatgtgaatcatatgtgaattacatgttatttacatgtgaatcacatgtaattcatatgtgatttacttgtgatttacatcacatataaattacatgtgaatcacatgtaattcatatgtgagtcacttgtgatttacatgtgaatcatatataaattacatgtgatttacatgtgaatcacatgtaattcatctgtaaagtttgcaaccaaaatacttcaataaaattatattttcattTATATATTATACTAATGGATTAGTTTATTGGTCACCGAATTAGAAATCAATGATGGAACAGAAAATATCCCAAAGATTAATTAAAATATACCTCTTTTCTCAatataaaatgaccaaaatccaAACGAAAATGACAATTATACTTTGATGAGGCATTTAATCTTATAAGAATTctaatttttggagcatcaaggTCAATATCAAAAGGAAATATGCAAATGCAAGAAGAAATACAGGAAATTAGCaaactttttttttgtaatagTTTTATCAAAGAGCAATATATTAGTTTTTCATATATATAGTTGAATTTAGTAAAATGCATCCAACTATACCTGCAAAGCAGTTGCTGTTTCATAAGCAACTTTAGGGCTAACAAAATTGTTCCTCTTCATAAATTGCAGAAAATGGAAGGAATTACATTCATTCAGGGTTTGTCCATTCCAATGGAATGATACATTCTACAAGAAGAAATACAGGAAATTAGTAAATCTTTTTTTTTCGTAATAGTTTTATCAAAGAGCAAGATATTAGTTTCTCATATATATAGTTGAATTTATTAAAATTCATCTAACTGTACATGCAAAGCAGTTGCTGTTTCATAAGCAACTTTAGGGCTAAAAAAATTGTTCATCTTCATAAATTCCAGAAAATGGAAGGAATTACATTCATTCAGGAATCGTCCATCCAATGGAATGATACATTCCATTCCTTCTCCATCATACCAAGGCTAAGCTCTTTGAGGGTTGCATAGATCCTACATGGCATTTTCCGTATAATCTTCGTGATCATGTAGTATACACTTAAATAAGACCCCACTGCAGCCATTGCCAAAGGGGTGTCTTTCGAGCTCTGAAAAAGATAACACAAGCCTGAGATATAAGCAAGTAAAACATAGAATTCATTAAATCATGAACAACTTTTGGAAATATGAGTTTAATTAATGAATATAGTAACCTACCAGGATAATATATGTGACTGCAACTTGAACATCAACTTCTCCATCTTCAGAAATAATATATTTCCTCACCAGCCAATATCCAAAACCATCTCCTAACAAAATGTTCAAAACACAAGTTTCATTTTTGTTACAATATCGTCCAAATTTATACAAAATCAAATGTTTTAACAATTATTATAAAAAGACACAAATAAAATTTACTTGGAATTTGTCATAAAGGAGGAGGATGATGACACAACATATGAGATAAAATGAACTCATAATGAACGTTTCTATTTACTCTGATGACTTGGAGTGattatacaaataaaaaaatttattctaCCTGAAAATTAAAACTTTGTTTATAGATTTTCTTTCATCACAACATTTAAAAAATATAGGTAGAgctaaattaatatatatatatatatatatatatatatatatatatatatatatatatatatatatatatcaatgaaGACGACATTTTCCTGTTCCCACACAAATTGCACACTCATCTGCATCTCCATCAATATTTCCTACTAAGTGTACAACAGAATGTGTATTCATTGTtgaatatttatattaatattaatataaaatacttTGTCCATATGGGCTGTGTGAATTCACTGTtgaatatttatattaatattaatattaatattatattaaaaggAATGAGTAGGAATTGAGAGACAAAACATATAGTCAAATACCATTGCATGTTTCTAACAAGGAAGCGCCCATCAAACAAATTGCTCTCTTGCCCCTTTCAGCTTCTTCCTGCCAatattgtttgaaaaaaaaagattatTAAATATTTGAGAAAGGAGCTCACAGACATTTAacaattttagttatatatacgCTATTTACTAACATGAAGTTTGTTCATCACCAAGTCCAGACAAAAACATCATTCTAACAAGTTCCTAATCTCTTCCACTCATAATTCTAACATCAAATAGATATTACTAATTACCATGAAGCAGGAGGATCTTTTGTTGTAGCATGTATATCATAAGAGCAAAAGATGACAACAGaaaaagtaaataaaattaaaacatgTACCTGAGGAGCATGTAATCCATTTAAATTGTATTATGAAAATTTATTTGTGGAAGACAACTAGTTTCCGACATTATATTCTATGCTTAAAAGGCTACAGTCTTCCACAAATAAAAATATCTCTTGCATTTCTCAATatataaccaatttttttttttcagaatccTAAATGGAATTAAATCATCATTCATGAAGTCAAAGTGAAGTTAACATGTGATATTTctcattgaggcatttcatcgaacatgtTGAGTGCAAACAAATATCTATATTTTTCAATAACACAGATGTCTATTTTTATACCTACAATCAACACAAGGATTTAACTCTTTTTAAAAACATATTGACTAAACAGGTTCAACTTAACGATTAGGCAGAAACAATTCATAAAGGTCAAACAAAGGTTAGGAGTCAACAATAGAAACAGATGATACCTAAATTTTGATCGACAAGGGATCATCTTCGTTCAGGTCTTCAATCCACAGTGGAGGTCGAGATGAAGTCGGCGATTACGGTGTACTCCGAGGAACAAATTGATGGAGGATAAACGATTCAAAATCAAAGCATCTTCAGTGGAGTTTTTTCTATGAAGAACGTGAGATCAAGGAGTTCAGCAATAATGAAACTTCAATCGTTTGGGGATTTCAAATTTCATATAGATTGATGATCGATGATGATAGTTTGATCGATTAGGATATGGAAATCGATCGTTTATCTTCACCGTATTCATGTGAGTAGAAGCAATTTCAGAATCGAAAGCATTGAATTAGAGGTGAGTCGTCGTAGGATGGATCGTAGGTTTGAGCGAGAGAGGAAAATGGGGAGGAGAGagatgaaaatttattttatcagATATTAGATTTAAGAAATCATTTAAGTATACTTTTATTCTTCTAATACCCCTGACTTAATTAATTAAGATACATCTCATTTCTTTTTTGTCTACTTATTTACAAAAATGTCACGTTGTATCTCGACCCttcattttttttgttccaacgttccacctttagttctcgggttctcgggaaactttgagttctcaaatgatccttcctatatatatatatatatatatatatatatatatatatatatatatatatatatatatatatatatatataatattttgataATCGatcaaataaacttaatataatcCACTTACACATTCAAAAAGTCAATATACTGTATCGTGTCCAATGCTCCAATATGATATAATTATCATTTACCAAATTTCTAATCCCAATATTATTCCAAGAGTCTGCCACTGTGAATAGATCTTCAAAGCTTCATTCGTTGTTCCAAGAATACGTACATCAATCTATTTTTTTTCTCGTTGATATgtatttttttgtgttttaattGTGGTTTTCTTGTTTAACTAATAATTTAATGGGTTCTTTATCGTTTTGTTTACTAATAATTATGTTCTTTGATTCCAAACGTGAACTATATTTTTTTCGTCggtatgtatttttttgtgtGTTTAATTATGGTATTCTTGTTTAAGTAATGACTTAATGAGTTCTCTATCGTTTTGTTTACTAATAATTACGTTCTTTGTTTCCCTTATTCAAACGTGAACTATAATCACTAATTTGACTACGTTACACTTGTATCAAAAGCATAAGTTGTTTAAACTCTTGCTAAGTTAATTCTGTTATAGAATTTAAAATAATGTTATAAAGATCGTTAATGCATGTAAGTAATCAAAATCTAATTTTCATACatattgttctttttttttttttttttatctaagtgATAACCatctattttttttctatttggtAAAGTGATATAAATTATATGTGTTTTTTGTAGGTTTAGATGGCTACTTCAGATATTGATAAACCACCAACCATgagtgaagaacacgaagaagatAATGAACAAGAACCTGTAGAAAATAATATGACGACTGAGCATCCCAAAAAGAGGTTGAAAGCCGCTACTTGGAACCATTTTGATCTGGTTTTTGTTGATGTTGTTCGTAGATGGGCGAAGTGCATACATTGCAAGAAACAACTGACCGGTAGATCTAATGATGGAACAACACATTTGAAAGATCATTACAGGATATGCCCTAGGAAAAATACAAGGGACATTCATCAGCATATATTAGTTCAAGGGCAAAACAACTACCGATGGTAAAGCTTATATGAGTAAATATTCCTATGACTCTGAAGTATCTAGAGATGAACTAGCAAAGATGATTATAATTCATGATTACCGGCTCTCCATTGTTGAACATTATGGTTTTCGAAAGTATATAGAAAGTCTTCAACCTTTGTTTAAGGTGCCTTGTCGTAATACAGTCAAGGGGTTATAATGAAGGTATATGAGGATAAAAAATGTCATATCTTGAAATGTTTTGAAGAGAACGATAGTAAGATTGCTCTTACGTCTGATATGTGGACAACAAGTAACCAAAAGGTTACATGGCAATCACAAAACATTATATAGATTGCAATTGGAAGTTATATGTTAGggcatgtaaatgctccacaaataatgagtgatagttaggttatattttccttttatttgtattgttggtgtaaatactctccctcctatataaagggagagttggtcacTTATTACTTTAGCTAGCTCATTTCTTTTCTAAGTTAGTGATTACTTTTCTACCATGTAATCCTAGTgagagaaagtggtgggttctcccacctagggagagtttctctcccaccatgttcttcatgcAATATTATGATTATTCTCTCTTGTTCTTACTTCTTTTTTATGAACTCAtattatgttcttcgtgttcatacttccaaaaacacGATTAATCTTGAGATATCTTTCTTACGCACTCACCgttcgttataaaaatgggttccaacaattggtatcagagccatacctTGAAGATCTCACGATTAGTTCAAGGGAACGACTCTCGTTAGGTGATTATCTTCTGATTGTTCCGTGTTTCTGCAAGAAAAAATTTTCGGGTTGCAAACCGGAATTTTTTTTATGACGTTCTTTCTGATTTCTATCATTTGGGTGATTCAATCTTAGCTAAATAAAAATGTTGTTGCTGTTGATCGTTCTATTATTGCTGGAAAAAATGATGTTCTTCATGATCTTATTGTTTTtctgttgaagaaatgaagaaaaatgggaagagaaattaattttgtgatctcTTAAAAGTGCTGAAGATATTCTCTAGGAAGTTCTTTTTCTTGGAAGTGAAGACACAAAAATTATGGGCTTATTTTCTTGAAGAAGTGGAGAAAAGCATCtctttattgaagattttttctTACCCAACAACTTTTATTCTTAGAGGTATGAAGTTCTTGTTCTTTATCATTTTATTGGACGTAATATGTGTTTGCATAAAACACTTTGTCCTTGttactcttttgggtaaagaGTACTCCACTCACTTTTGTCTTCCCAAGCAAAACCATGTGACTATGACAAATCCCATCACCTTTTGTCCCTAAAACCCCCCCTACATACTCATCTTTTTACCTTCCCAAAACCCACTTGTTGACTTAAATTCTTTATAAAAAGATTTcattattaaaatatgaataaatggcctttgcggtaccatttttcataaaaaagagcATTTTTTGTCACCTATTCAGCCCCTTCCGGACCCCCGAACCGCAGCCAAAAACTGCCTACCGGAGTCCCCTTAGAAGCCTCCCCGCAGCCCCTCTTATGCCTTGAACTGAAGCCTGTTGACCGCagcctaacccccccccccccccccccccttctgcTGAGGAACCGAAGTGAGAACCGCAATCAGCTCGCCTATGCTGACCTCGGTTCGGACCCCTCTTGCTCGGACCGCAGTCTCGGACCGCAGGCATATCCTTCAGGCTCGCATCCGCGGTCTCTTGTTGCCTTCTATCTGCAATCCTCGTCCGAAGTCCCTAGCCTTTGCATACCGCAGTGTACTCCGACTCAAAGCCATTCCATGCGTCCGCACCCAAGCCAACCCATCCGCAACCAACTCCCACCGCAACCACCTCCCACCTTATCCAACCTCTCTCACCCACAGCCACCTGCCTCCGGCTCCCCTCCTCCTTCCTTCGACCAGACCTTCCCTCCTTCCTCCTCCcccctccttcttccttctcgtttcttcttcctcctccccCACCTTTTTTCCTCCCCtctttttttttaaacctttttttttctagactttatttttaattcagatttttttctacattattttttttaattaatttattttttttcagccaattttttttaaacaccaatttttttattttagccATTTTTTAtataaccaattttttttaaaccaattttttattatttaacaccaatttttgccaCAACCTACCCATGGATTGTCACATTGGTTACTTCATGCCGGTTATTATTATTGGAAGAATATTCCTACCGCAGTCGGACTTCATATTATCTTTGTGACGCTTGCACCACAATGGCGATTGATCACCAAAGTTGTTTCGCGTTCTTCACGTTATGGGATTTTATGACTTGTTgcttatgatttttggttgacgaatcatgtatcttgagcatgtggacttTATTCTCTATTGAAGACCATTTCAAGTGTTCCGGCACCGCAGTTTGGATATTTGGATATATTTTTGGCACAACATATTTTCTCAGCACAGCTTCAGCAACTGTCACTCGCTTTCTCATGACCGcaagagtatttattttactctttctcgtttcttatcgagacccttcatacatttagggagagcttctcttagcttttggtatccgacactctccatccgatgatttgttgattttttataatccggtcattggttatcaaaaatagggagagaatatcatccggatttagttattattgtttgagtttggatttttgaagacttctgaagacgattatttatttagtgatgcgatgtgacacttatttttggtcttcacgaatcaaatttttggcattactcgatgttttccgattcagattatttattattcggactctaccacatgatgattttgtgttcgcaTCTGGTTCAGTTCTTATGGTTTCATGAGTTTAGATTTGTGATATGTTGAAGACGAAGATTATTTTGGCGATGTGatgtgacacttatttttgatCCTTGGACAAATTTTCGGCATTGCTAGACCATGTTTTTGGATTCACATTTTTTTTATCCGGACTTCATtttatggatgcttcacatttttagcaggttatcctttgaagaatttcggtgtattatgattcgagaactcgagatgtttttcagacttttgaagacgaagtgtttcttttattggatcttctacttgctcatggtgacctccttcttcgggtgattatgattggtttgaagatttggatcttatcTTTTCTGCTTCATTGGTTGTGCTTTGAAGCCGAAGACCTTCATTGTTAGAGATTCATGACCAGTTTCAGACTTCACAGACACTTCAgagtttcagagacatttcagcacttgatttcattttattaccacacttgctagtcggattactgtattatatctttgtatcacttattgtatctctcatcatttgtaagcatttagggagagaatgttggggcatgtaaatgctccacaaataataagtgatagttaggttatattttccctttatttgtattgttggtgtaaatactctccctcctatataaagggagagttacTCACTTATTACTTTAGCTAGCTCATTTCTTTTCTAAGTTAGTGATTACTTTTCTACCATGTAATCCTAGTgagagaaagtggtgggttctcccaccgagggagagtttctctcccaccatgttcttcatgcAATATTATGATTATTCTCTCTTgttcttacttattttttatgaactcatattatgttcttcgtgttcatacttccaaaaacacgattaatctcGAAATATCTTTCTTCCGCATTCATCGTTCGTTAGCAAAATGGGTCTCTACATTACAAAATCAAATTATGAGGTATTTACTCTAATTAGtgttattatttgtaatttatatTGGATGAggttttgaattttatattttgtttaatgCAGCTTTATACATGTGCCTTCTCCACACACCGTTGATGCATTGTCACAAGCTATGATGGAATGCTTCTTGGAGTAGAACATTGACAACAAGTTGTCAACATTAACACTTGAAAATTGTTCAACAAATGATGCCATCATTGACAGGCTTTTAGGTACACTTACTACTTCATCGCTGATTTTAAAAGGGAGAATATTTCATATGCGATGTTGTGCACACATAATTAATCTTATTGTGCAAGATGGGTTTTCTGTTATTGCTAGTGCAATTGAGAATGTTATGAATAGTGTCTCCTTTTAGACAAATTCTCCTAAAAGAATACAAGATTTTAGACTTTTTGCTCTTCAAGTAGGTGTTAATTGCCAAAAGGAGTTACTTCTTGATTGCAAAACAAGGTAGAATTCCATTTATGTGATGTTGAGTGTTGCTTTGGAATATAGATAAGTTTTTATTCGTTTGAGCAAAAAGGATAAACATTATGTTTGCTTGCCTAGTGAAGATGAAAATAGGGCATCAATTGTTTGCGAAAAATTAAAATTGTTCTATCAAGTGACTGGAAAATTTTCTAGTTCCAAATATCCCACATCAAACATTTTCTTCCCTTTGATTTGTGACATGAAACTATCGTTGTTGAGTTGGAAAATATATCAGAATAATGTTATTAAGTCTATGACATCAACTATGTTGATCAAATTTGAGAAGTATTGGAATGTAATACATAATGTTATGAGTGTAACAATTGTCTTGGATCCCAGGTATAAGTTAAAGCTGATCAATTATTTCTTTCCAAAGTTATATAGGGAAGAAGCAAGAAGTGAGATTATGAAAATATGTAACATAATTACTGGGTTATTTGAAGAGTATAAAAAGAAACATGATGAAAAACGAGAAACTTTTTGGAAACGGCAATGTACAACAAACGTCTTTGAGGGAGGGGGTTCTACTTTAAGCAAATCAACATGGGAGTTGGATTTCAAGAATATGCTTTCTGAGGATGATGGATTTGAAAAAAACTGAGTTGGATGATTATTTAGCTGAGAAGTTATTACCGAATGAGGAAAGTTTTGACATATTCATGTGGTGGAAGTGCAATGGTTCTAAGTTTTGGATATTACAGAAGATTGCTAGAGACATCTTAGCCATTCTAATTTCTAGAGTTGCTTCAG includes:
- the LOC111917141 gene encoding uncharacterized protein LOC111917141; protein product: MGASLLETCNGDGFGYWLVRKYIISEDGEVDVQVAVTYIILSSKDTPLAMAAVGSYLSVYYMITKIIRKMPCRIYATLKELSLGMMEKEWNVSFHWMDDS